In Rhizobium sp. BG4, the genomic stretch CCGGATCGTACTTGTCGTCAACGACGGCATCATTGTACGACCACATTGTCGGCGGGATCGGGTTCTTGGCAACGGTGGCGGCGCCCTGGAAGACGGCGTCAACGATAGCCTGCTTGTTGATCGCCATGTTCAGCGCGCGGCGGACTTCCGGCTTGTCGAAGGGAGCCATCTGCGTGTTGTAGGCGAGGAAGCCGATGTTGAGGCCCGGCTGTTCGGCAACGGTGAGATTCTCGTCCTTCTTCAGCTCGGAAACGTCAGCAGCGTTCGGATAAGGAACGATGTGGCATTCGCCAGCCTTCAGCTTCTGGGCGCGGACCGAAGCGTCCGTGGTGATCGCGAATACGAGATCGTCGATCTTTTCCTTGCCCTTGAAGTAGGTTTCGTTGGCCTTGTAGCGGATGACGGCATCCGGCTGGTAGGCAACGAAGGTGAACGGACCGGTGCCGAGCGGCTGCTGGTTAAGCTGAGCCATCTTGCCGTCAGCTGCGAGCTTGTCGGCATATTCCTTGGAAACGATCGATGCAAAGTCCATGGCGAGGTCGGCCAGGAACGGAGCTTCCGGACGGTTCAGCGTGAACTTGACCGTCAGGTCGTCAACCTTTTCGATCGACTTGACGAGATCCGGGAAGCCCATGCCGGCAGCGTATTCGTAAGAACCGCCTTCAACATACTTGTTCCACGGATTGTCGGCGCGCAGCTGGCGCTCGAACGAGAAAACGACGTCATCGGCCGTCAGGTCACGCGTCGGCGTGAAGAAGTCGGTCGTCTGGAACTTTACGCCCGGATGCAGCTTGAAAGTGTATTCCTTGCCGTCGTCCGAAACGGTCCAGCTGTCGGCAACGCCGGGCTCGATCTCCGTACCGCCGTGCTTGAATTCGACGAGGCGGCTGTAAACCGTACGCGAGGAAGCGTCAAAGGTCGTGCCTGCGGTGTAGAGGCTCGGATCGAAGCCTTCCGGCGATCCCTCAGAGCAGTAGACAAGCGTCTTGGAGTAGGCGGCGGTGGCCATGACCGAAGCCAGGGCTGTCGCTGCCAGCAGGACAGAGAACTTTTTCATGATGTTGTTTCCCAGGTTTGTTCTTTTTGATCTTTGGAGATCGGCGCTAGTTATCCCGATCGGCGGGCCGATGGAACGACATTTATTTGCTGAAAGCAACGCCATCCGCAGAAAATTTTTCCGTAAAAGCAACTTTAGAAATTTTCGGTCAAAAATAGGCCCAAATTTGCAAGATTGAGGCACATTCGCCCGCGATTCTGTCGCATTTGGTATAATTTCGCGTCTCTCGACGGCATTGAAAGCGGTTTCAAGAGGCTGTGATATATCAACAAGACGTGACCGGAAACGAGAAACCGCAGCTACCGGGAGTAGCTGCGGTTTCATGACGATTTTCGACTATTCCAATATTAGGCAGCCGGAGCGGGTATCGCAGGCTTGCGAAAAGCCTGGTCGCCGGTGAGGCCGAGCAGGAAGTTGATCTGCGGGCGGGCCTTCACGAGGTCGTCGATGGAATATTCGGTCAGCACATCGAAGAAGGCGTTCAGCGCCTTGCGCAGTGCCGAGTTCAGACCGCAGCTATCGACGAGCGGGCACTCGACCGCGCCATCTTCAAAGCACTCGGCCATTGCGAAGCTGTCTTCGGTAACGCGCACGACATCGAACAGGCTGATATCGGTTGCCGGCTTGCCAAGGCGCACGCCGCCATTGCGGCCACGAACGGTTTCGACGAGACCCGCCTTGTTCAGCGGCTGCAGGATCTTGAAAAGGAAAAGCTCGGAAACACCATATGCCTTGGCGATTTCGGGGATCCGGCTCAGATGTCCTTCATTGGCAGCGCAATACATCAACATGCGAACCGCATAGTTGGTCTGCTTCGTCAATCGCATGCCGTTCTCCTGACTCGATAGGGGCTGAAGCCTATATAGTGGCTTTGATAGTTTTGAACAATTCCAAAATATGAAAATCGGAGTCACGTTTATGCGGCCCCTCGCCGCATAGCGTCAAACGAAAAACGGGCCCCGCCGGGAGCCCGTTTTCCTGATCCTATAATGAAGATCGCTTACTTCATCGTCGGCATGACGAACTCGGCGCCATCCTTGATGCCCGACGGCCAGCGGCTGGTCACGGTCTTGGTGCGGGTCCAGAACTTGATCGAGTCGGTGCCGTGCTGGTTGAGATCGCCGAAGGACGAAGACTTCCAGCCGCCGAAGGAGTGGTAGGCGAGCGGAACCGGGATCGGAACGTTGACGCCGACCATGCCGATATTGATGCGCGAGGCGAAGTCGCGGGCCGCATCGCCGTCACGGGTATAGATCGCGACGCCGTTGCCATATTCATGCTTCATCGGCAGTTCGAGGGCTTCCTCGTAGTTCTTGGCACGGACGACCGAAAGGACCGGTCCGAAGATTTCGGTCTTGTAGATGTCCATATCGGGCGTGACGTTGTCGAACAGGCAGCCGCCGACGAAATAGCCGTCTTCATAGCCCTGGAGCTTGAAGTCGCGACCGTCGACGACGAGCTTTGCGCCTTCATCGACACCCTTGTTGATCAGGCCCATGATGCGCGCCTGGGCTTCCTTGGTGACAACCGGGCCCATGTCCGCCTTGTCGTCGGTATAGGGACCGATGCGCAGCGACTCGACCATCGGGGTCAGCTTGGCGATCAGGCGGTTGGCGGTTTCCTCGCCGACCGGAACGGCAACCGAGATCGCCATGCAGCGCTCGCCGGCAGAGCCGTAGCCCGCGCCCATCAGCGCGTTGGCAGCCTGATCGAGATCGGCATCCGGCATGATGATCATGTGGTTCTTGGCGCCGCCGAAGCACTGGGCGCGCTTGCCGTTCTGGGCAGCTGTACCATAGACGTAACGGGCGATCGGCGTGGAGCCGACGAAGGAGACGGCCGAGATATCCGGATGCGTCAGGATCGCGTCGACCGCGCCCTTGTCGCCGTTGACGACGTTCAGGATGCCGGCAGGCAGGCCTGCTTCGATCATCAGTTCGGCAAGACGGATCGGAACGGACGGATCGCGCTCGGAGGGCTTCAGGATGAAGGCGTTGCCGCAGGCGATCGCCGGGGCGAACATCCACATCGGGATCATGGCCGGGAAGTTGAAGGGCGTGATGCCGGCGCCGATGCCGACGGCCTGGCGGATCGAATACATGTCGATATTCGGACCTGCGCCTTCGGTGAATTCGCTCTTGGCGAGATGCGGAATGCCGATGACGAATTCGCAGACTTCGAGGCCGCGAATGATATCGCCCTTGGAGTCTTCGATGGTCTTGCCATGTTCCTTGGAGAGCAGTTCGGCAAGCTCGTTCATGTTGTCATTGAGCAGCTGAACGAACTTCATGAACACGCGGGCGCGGCGCTGCGGGTTGGTGGCAGCCCACTTCGGCTGAGCAGCCTTGGCGCTCTGTA encodes the following:
- a CDS encoding CoA-acylating methylmalonate-semialdehyde dehydrogenase → MRQIGHFIGGKQVAGTSGRTSNVYNPATGEVQATVALASDAEMDAAVQSAKAAQPKWAATNPQRRARVFMKFVQLLNDNMNELAELLSKEHGKTIEDSKGDIIRGLEVCEFVIGIPHLAKSEFTEGAGPNIDMYSIRQAVGIGAGITPFNFPAMIPMWMFAPAIACGNAFILKPSERDPSVPIRLAELMIEAGLPAGILNVVNGDKGAVDAILTHPDISAVSFVGSTPIARYVYGTAAQNGKRAQCFGGAKNHMIIMPDADLDQAANALMGAGYGSAGERCMAISVAVPVGEETANRLIAKLTPMVESLRIGPYTDDKADMGPVVTKEAQARIMGLINKGVDEGAKLVVDGRDFKLQGYEDGYFVGGCLFDNVTPDMDIYKTEIFGPVLSVVRAKNYEEALELPMKHEYGNGVAIYTRDGDAARDFASRINIGMVGVNVPIPVPLAYHSFGGWKSSSFGDLNQHGTDSIKFWTRTKTVTSRWPSGIKDGAEFVMPTMK
- the rirA gene encoding iron-responsive transcriptional regulator RirA gives rise to the protein MRLTKQTNYAVRMLMYCAANEGHLSRIPEIAKAYGVSELFLFKILQPLNKAGLVETVRGRNGGVRLGKPATDISLFDVVRVTEDSFAMAECFEDGAVECPLVDSCGLNSALRKALNAFFDVLTEYSIDDLVKARPQINFLLGLTGDQAFRKPAIPAPAA
- a CDS encoding ABC transporter substrate-binding protein, which codes for MKKFSVLLAATALASVMATAAYSKTLVYCSEGSPEGFDPSLYTAGTTFDASSRTVYSRLVEFKHGGTEIEPGVADSWTVSDDGKEYTFKLHPGVKFQTTDFFTPTRDLTADDVVFSFERQLRADNPWNKYVEGGSYEYAAGMGFPDLVKSIEKVDDLTVKFTLNRPEAPFLADLAMDFASIVSKEYADKLAADGKMAQLNQQPLGTGPFTFVAYQPDAVIRYKANETYFKGKEKIDDLVFAITTDASVRAQKLKAGECHIVPYPNAADVSELKKDENLTVAEQPGLNIGFLAYNTQMAPFDKPEVRRALNMAINKQAIVDAVFQGAATVAKNPIPPTMWSYNDAVVDDKYDPEGSKKALEAAGIKDLSMKIWAMPVSRPYMLNARRAAELMQADFAKVGVKVEIVTHEWAEYLKLSSDVKRDGAVILGWTGDNGDPDNFMDTLLGCTAVGGNNRAQWCNKDYDDLMKKAKQTADVAERTKLYEQAQLIFKKEAPWATIDHSVVFVPMSKKVTGFHMDPLGIHRFDGVDISE